The following proteins are co-located in the Gossypium hirsutum isolate 1008001.06 chromosome A02, Gossypium_hirsutum_v2.1, whole genome shotgun sequence genome:
- the LOC107951155 gene encoding ubiquitin-conjugating enzyme E2-17 kDa, translating to MASKRILKELKDLQKDPPTSCSAGPVAEDMFHWQATIMGPPDSPYAGGVFLVTIHFPPDYPFKPPKVAFRTKVFHPNINSNGSICLDILKEQWSPALTISKVLLSICSLLTDPNPDDPLVPEIAHMYKTDKSKYETTARSWTQKYAMG from the exons aTGGCTTCGAAGCGGATCTTGAAGGAGCTCAAGGATCTCCAGAAAGATCCTCCTACCTCTTGCAGCGCag GCCCTGTTGCTGAAGACATGTTTCATTGGCAAGCAACTATTATGGGTCCTCCTGACAGTCCATATGCTGGTGGAGTGTTTCTAGTCACCATTCATTTCCCTCCGGACTATCCATTTAAACCACCAAAG GTTGCATTCAGGACAAAGGTCTTTCACCCAAATATTAACAGCAACGGTAGCATTTGCCTTGATATTTTGAAGGAGCAGTGGAGCCCTGCCCTCACCATATCCAAG gTATTGCTATCTATCTGCTCACTCTTGACGGATCCGAATCCTGATGACCCATTGGTGCCGGAGATTGCCCACATGTACAAGACTGACAAGAGCAAGTATGAGACAACGGCTCGAAGCTGGACCCAGAAGTATGCGATGGGTTAA